The Saccharomonospora glauca K62 genome has a segment encoding these proteins:
- a CDS encoding TetR/AcrR family transcriptional regulator has protein sequence MTGTERTWAGTTLADRRATRRQQLLDAGLDLLGTSAGTAVSVRAVCRNAQLTERYFYENFTDRDDLVVAVYDHVVSLAHRTLVEAVENAGPEPRARAEAAVSAFATLALDDPRKGRVLLLAPLADPALRRIGAQRLPMFAELVSEQLSDRVDDEDRTMTATALVGGLANLFIAYLSGTLDVTRERLTAHCVRLVLGAEALHS, from the coding sequence ATGACGGGGACCGAGCGCACCTGGGCGGGCACCACGCTGGCCGACCGCAGAGCCACCCGCCGCCAACAGCTCCTCGACGCGGGTCTGGACCTACTCGGCACGTCGGCGGGCACGGCCGTGAGCGTACGGGCCGTCTGTCGCAACGCGCAGCTCACCGAACGCTACTTCTACGAGAACTTCACCGACCGCGACGACCTCGTCGTGGCCGTCTACGACCACGTGGTCTCCCTCGCCCACCGCACCCTCGTCGAGGCCGTCGAGAACGCGGGTCCCGAGCCTCGGGCCCGTGCCGAGGCCGCCGTGTCGGCGTTCGCGACCCTCGCCCTCGACGACCCCCGTAAGGGCCGGGTGCTTCTGCTCGCCCCACTCGCCGATCCGGCACTGCGGCGCATCGGCGCGCAACGCCTGCCGATGTTCGCCGAGCTGGTGTCCGAACAGCTCTCCGATCGAGTCGACGACGAGGACCGGACCATGACGGCGACCGCGCTGGTGGGCGGACTGGCGAACCTGTTCATCGCCTACTTGAGCGGCACGCTCGACGTCACCCGCGAACGTCTCACCGCCCACTGCGTCCGGCTGGTGCTCGGCGCGGAGGCACTGCACTCGTGA
- the xylA gene encoding xylose isomerase, whose product MVDKPVAEDKFSFGLWTVGWRANDPFGDATRPALDAVEAVHRLAELGAWGVTFHDDDLIPFGSDDGERQKRISRFRTALDETGLVVPMATTNLFTHPVFKDGALTNNDRDIRRFALRKVMRNMDLAAELGAKTYVLWGGREGSETDAAKDVRAAMDRYREGIDTLAQYVIDQGYDLRLALEPKPNEPRGDILLPTIGHALAFISTLEHHEMVGVNPEVGHEQMAGLNFVHGIGQALWQGKLFHIDLNGQHGPRYDQDLIFGHGDVLSAFFLVDLLEHGGYDGPRHFDYKPPRTEDIEGVWASAEACMRSYLLLRERARAFRADPRVAEALERSRVTELSQPTLGEGETIADLKADRTAFEDFDAEAAAERGYAYAQLSQLAFEHLLGAA is encoded by the coding sequence GTGGTCGACAAACCCGTGGCGGAGGACAAGTTCAGCTTCGGCTTGTGGACGGTGGGCTGGCGGGCGAACGACCCGTTCGGCGACGCCACCCGTCCCGCGCTGGACGCCGTCGAGGCCGTGCATCGGCTGGCCGAACTCGGTGCGTGGGGCGTGACGTTCCACGACGACGACCTGATTCCCTTCGGCAGTGACGACGGCGAACGGCAGAAGCGCATCAGCCGGTTCCGCACCGCGCTCGACGAAACGGGGCTGGTGGTACCGATGGCCACCACCAACCTGTTCACCCACCCGGTGTTCAAGGACGGCGCCCTGACCAACAACGACCGGGACATCCGCCGGTTCGCCCTGCGCAAGGTCATGCGCAACATGGACCTCGCCGCCGAGCTCGGAGCCAAGACGTACGTGCTGTGGGGTGGTCGCGAGGGCAGCGAGACCGACGCGGCGAAGGACGTGCGGGCCGCGATGGACCGCTATCGCGAAGGCATCGACACCCTCGCGCAGTACGTGATCGACCAGGGCTACGACCTGCGCCTGGCGCTGGAGCCCAAGCCGAACGAGCCCCGAGGCGACATCCTGCTGCCCACGATCGGACATGCCCTGGCGTTCATCTCCACGTTGGAGCACCACGAGATGGTGGGCGTGAACCCCGAGGTCGGGCACGAACAGATGGCGGGACTGAACTTCGTGCACGGCATCGGCCAGGCGCTGTGGCAGGGCAAGCTGTTCCACATCGACCTGAACGGCCAGCATGGCCCGCGCTACGACCAGGATCTCATCTTCGGGCACGGCGACGTGCTCTCGGCGTTCTTCCTCGTGGACCTGCTCGAACACGGCGGCTACGACGGGCCCCGGCACTTCGACTACAAGCCGCCGCGCACCGAGGACATCGAGGGCGTGTGGGCGAGCGCGGAGGCCTGCATGCGGTCGTACTTGTTGCTGCGGGAACGGGCCAGGGCCTTCCGTGCCGACCCGAGGGTGGCCGAGGCACTCGAACGCTCGCGCGTGACGGAGCTGTCACAGCCCACCCTGGGCGAGGGGGAGACCATCGCCGACCTCAAGGCCGACCGCACGGCCTTCGAGGACTTCGACGCCGAGGCCGCCGCCGAACGCGGCTACGCCTACGCGCAACTGTCCCAACTGGCCTTCGAACACCTGCTGGGCGCCGCCTGA
- a CDS encoding ROK family transcriptional regulator, translating into MTDSGPAGQHTVRRHNCALVLDAIASSPGVSRAEVAARTGLTKATVSTLVDRLVTASLVREEGRQHRSGPGRRGTSLSLSPDGPCGLGVEIGVDYLATCVVGLTGEVHAEHVRRFDNRDRPPSRVLARAARELDRALADTARRRLTVGGVGVAVPGLVETSSGRVIDAPNLGWQDVDLATDLREHLPTLPGDLMIGNEANLAAVAELEALRHRDEDTPDSFVYVSAEIGIGAGIVLDGALFDGSHGLGGELGHFPVQPRGPRCSCGARGCLERLAGQDAILERAGAADVDTLVTRLDAAERPAITAVRSAGRMLGSALSAVVNLLDVTTIVLGGTYARLHPWLVDPLTAELTDRLMGSPWRSVEVRRSVLGAEAAVRGAATSALRTVLTDPDTYIARRVQAEDRTTNSVGSRIDGGSGSSPAS; encoded by the coding sequence GTGACCGACAGCGGCCCCGCGGGCCAGCACACCGTCCGGCGTCACAACTGCGCCCTCGTGCTGGACGCCATCGCCTCCTCGCCCGGCGTGTCCCGAGCCGAGGTCGCCGCGCGCACCGGACTCACGAAGGCCACGGTGTCGACCCTCGTCGACCGGCTCGTCACCGCGTCGTTGGTGCGGGAGGAGGGACGCCAGCACCGCAGCGGCCCGGGTCGCCGCGGGACCTCCCTGTCCCTGTCCCCCGACGGCCCCTGCGGCCTGGGTGTGGAGATCGGGGTCGACTACCTCGCCACCTGCGTGGTCGGCCTCACCGGTGAGGTGCACGCCGAACACGTGCGACGGTTCGACAATCGGGATCGACCGCCGAGCCGGGTCCTGGCGCGAGCGGCCCGCGAGCTCGACCGCGCCCTCGCCGACACTGCCCGGCGGCGGCTCACCGTCGGAGGTGTGGGCGTCGCCGTACCGGGGCTGGTCGAGACGTCGAGCGGTCGCGTGATCGACGCGCCGAACCTCGGCTGGCAGGACGTCGACCTCGCCACGGACCTGCGCGAACACCTTCCCACACTGCCCGGCGACCTGATGATCGGCAACGAGGCGAACCTCGCCGCCGTCGCCGAGCTGGAAGCCCTGCGCCACCGCGACGAGGACACCCCCGACAGCTTCGTGTACGTCTCCGCCGAGATCGGTATCGGCGCGGGAATCGTGCTGGACGGAGCGCTGTTCGACGGCAGCCACGGACTCGGGGGCGAACTCGGTCACTTCCCCGTGCAGCCGCGCGGACCGCGGTGTTCGTGCGGTGCCCGAGGGTGCCTCGAACGACTCGCGGGTCAGGACGCCATCCTCGAACGCGCCGGGGCCGCCGACGTCGACACCCTGGTGACCCGGCTCGACGCCGCCGAGCGCCCGGCCATCACCGCCGTCCGCTCGGCGGGCCGGATGCTGGGCTCGGCGCTGTCCGCCGTGGTCAACCTCCTCGACGTGACCACGATCGTGCTCGGCGGAACCTACGCGCGTCTGCATCCCTGGCTGGTGGACCCGCTGACCGCCGAACTGACCGACCGGCTCATGGGCTCACCGTGGCGTTCGGTCGAGGTACGCCGGTCGGTGCTCGGTGCCGAGGCGGCGGTGCGAGGAGCGGCCACCTCGGCACTGCGGACGGTGCTGACCGATCCCGACACCTACATCGCCCGCCGTGTTCAGGCGGAGGACCGCACCACCAACTCGGTGGGCAGCAGGATCGACGGAGGCAGCGGTTCCTCGCCCGCCAGCTGA
- a CDS encoding LacI family DNA-binding transcriptional regulator — MIDPGNATVEHRGAPTLEEVARVAGVSRSTVSRVINNSPGVSVRSRQAVTRAIESLGYVPNEAARSLVTRRTNSVALVVSEPGERVFSDPFFAGVLRGVHAGLSGSNRQLVLTMLAEDDDGARLEKYLSSGHVDGALVVSMHGNDPLPKRLAEAGLPVVAGGRPLSGGDVPYVDADNFTGALAAARHLVATGRRRIGTLAGPADMAVGIDRLAGWRRGVSEAKLATDAVVHSDFTVDAGAAAMAELLDRHPDLDAVFAAADIIAVGALRELAARGRVVPDDVAVVGFDDSVLATTVTPALTTVRQPVEELGRTMTWRLLAQLAGEEPLPPSILLPTELVVRSSA, encoded by the coding sequence ATGATCGATCCCGGGAACGCGACGGTCGAGCACCGTGGCGCGCCCACACTGGAGGAAGTGGCGCGAGTGGCGGGCGTGTCCCGCTCGACCGTCTCCCGGGTGATCAACAATTCGCCGGGGGTGAGCGTTCGTTCCCGACAAGCCGTGACGAGAGCCATCGAGTCCCTCGGCTACGTGCCCAACGAGGCGGCCCGCAGCCTCGTGACGCGGAGGACGAACTCGGTGGCCCTGGTGGTGTCCGAGCCCGGCGAGCGGGTCTTCAGCGACCCGTTCTTCGCCGGGGTGCTGCGCGGCGTGCACGCCGGACTGTCCGGGAGCAACCGGCAACTCGTGCTCACGATGCTCGCCGAGGACGACGACGGGGCACGACTGGAGAAGTACCTGAGCAGCGGTCATGTCGACGGCGCGCTGGTGGTGAGCATGCACGGTAACGACCCGCTGCCGAAGCGGCTCGCCGAAGCGGGACTGCCCGTGGTGGCGGGCGGGCGGCCGCTCAGCGGGGGCGATGTGCCGTACGTGGACGCCGACAACTTCACCGGCGCGCTGGCCGCGGCTCGGCACCTGGTGGCGACCGGTCGCCGTCGCATCGGCACGTTGGCCGGGCCCGCCGACATGGCGGTGGGGATCGACCGCCTGGCCGGGTGGCGACGCGGGGTGTCGGAGGCGAAGCTCGCCACCGACGCCGTCGTCCACAGCGACTTCACCGTGGACGCGGGTGCGGCGGCCATGGCGGAGCTTTTGGACCGACATCCGGATCTCGACGCCGTGTTCGCCGCCGCCGACATCATCGCGGTGGGGGCCCTGCGCGAGTTGGCCGCGAGGGGGAGGGTGGTGCCGGACGACGTGGCCGTGGTCGGGTTCGACGACTCCGTGCTGGCCACGACGGTGACCCCGGCCCTCACCACGGTGCGCCAGCCGGTGGAGGAACTCGGGCGGACGATGACGTGGCGACTGCTCGCTCAGCTGGCGGGCGAGGAACCGCTGCCTCCGTCGATCCTGCTGCCCACCGAGTTGGTGGTGCGGTCCTCCGCCTGA
- a CDS encoding GH1 family beta-glucosidase: protein MSAVGTQGTVRFPEGFLWGVATAAFQVEGSTTADGRSPSIWDAFCEKEGAVAGGDTGEPATDHYRRMPADVALMRDLGIRAYRFSVAWPRVRPDGGEVNPAGLDFYERLVDTLLEAGIKPWPTLYHWDLPQALEERGGWPSREVAHRFADYAEAVVDRLGDRVSTWTTLNEPWCSAFLGYGSGRHAPGRRDPRAAVAAAHHLLLAHGLGTAAVRARVPDAEVGVTLNLFPVNVADPDDPGDAEVARRVDGLQNRLFLDPVLRARYPEDVVADLEPFGFTDVVRDGDEAVIGASLDFLGVNYYRDLYVSSAPEHARPMPEWVGVERVSFPKRGLPQTASGWDVNAGELTGLLLRLHTEYPRLPLYITENGVAFPDDREVDGRIDDTDRIAFVEGHLRAAHSALEQGVDLRGYFYWSLLDNFEWAEGYAKRFGLVHVDYETQRRTPKASAAWYSRVIADNGLAGRR from the coding sequence ATGTCCGCCGTGGGCACGCAGGGGACCGTGAGGTTCCCCGAGGGATTCCTGTGGGGGGTGGCCACCGCCGCGTTCCAGGTCGAGGGATCGACCACCGCCGACGGGAGGTCACCGTCCATCTGGGACGCCTTCTGTGAGAAGGAGGGCGCTGTGGCGGGCGGTGACACGGGTGAGCCGGCCACCGACCACTACCGGCGGATGCCTGCCGACGTCGCGTTGATGCGGGATCTCGGCATACGGGCGTACCGGTTCTCCGTGGCGTGGCCGCGAGTGCGGCCCGACGGAGGCGAGGTCAACCCGGCCGGCCTCGACTTCTACGAACGGCTGGTGGACACGCTGCTGGAGGCGGGCATCAAACCGTGGCCGACGCTGTACCACTGGGACCTTCCCCAGGCGCTGGAGGAGCGGGGCGGGTGGCCCTCGCGCGAGGTGGCCCACCGTTTCGCCGACTACGCCGAGGCCGTGGTGGATCGGTTGGGTGATCGCGTGTCGACGTGGACCACGCTCAACGAACCGTGGTGCTCGGCCTTCCTCGGGTACGGCTCGGGCCGGCACGCACCGGGGCGCAGGGACCCGCGAGCGGCGGTCGCCGCGGCCCATCATCTCCTGCTGGCCCACGGGCTCGGGACGGCCGCCGTGCGGGCACGGGTCCCCGACGCCGAGGTCGGGGTGACGCTCAACCTGTTCCCCGTCAACGTGGCCGATCCCGACGATCCGGGGGACGCGGAGGTGGCCCGTCGGGTGGACGGCCTGCAGAACCGGCTGTTCCTCGACCCGGTGCTGCGGGCCCGCTACCCCGAGGACGTCGTCGCGGACCTGGAGCCGTTCGGGTTCACGGACGTGGTGCGGGACGGCGACGAGGCCGTCATCGGAGCGAGTTTGGACTTCCTCGGCGTCAACTACTACCGCGACCTGTACGTGTCGTCGGCGCCGGAGCACGCCCGGCCGATGCCCGAATGGGTCGGCGTCGAGCGGGTCAGCTTCCCGAAACGGGGGTTGCCGCAGACCGCCTCCGGGTGGGATGTCAACGCGGGCGAGCTGACGGGGTTGTTGCTGCGACTGCACACCGAGTACCCGCGGCTTCCGCTCTACATCACCGAGAACGGAGTGGCGTTCCCCGACGACCGCGAGGTCGACGGTCGCATCGACGACACCGACCGCATCGCCTTCGTGGAAGGACACCTGCGGGCCGCGCACAGCGCCCTCGAACAGGGCGTCGATCTGCGCGGATACTTCTACTGGTCGCTGCTCGACAACTTCGAGTGGGCCGAGGGCTACGCCAAGCGCTTCGGGCTCGTGCACGTGGACTACGAGACCCAGCGCAGAACGCCCAAGGCGAGTGCTGCATGGTATTCGCGGGTAATAGCGGACAACGGTTTGGCAGGACGGCGATGA
- a CDS encoding carbohydrate ABC transporter permease, whose product MSTFAFARTRKRLRIPGQGRPSFWVYGLLTAFVLGSIFPFYWSFLVASRDNSVLTEQVPPLTPGGNFFANAARVFDTVPFWKALANSFIVAGSVTISTVLFSSLAGFAFAKLRFRGRNALFLFVVATLAVPTQLGIIPLYMAMAELGWANELQAVIVPNLVTAIGVFWMRQYTVSAVPYELIEAARMDGCSMIRVFWHVCLPAVRPAAAFLAMFTFMTSWNDFLWPLVALGPDNPTVQVALEKLQSGYYVDYSLVLAGTTLATVPILVVFLLLGRQIVAGIMQGAVKG is encoded by the coding sequence ATGAGCACTTTCGCCTTCGCCCGCACCCGGAAACGGCTCCGGATTCCGGGGCAGGGCCGACCCAGCTTCTGGGTCTACGGTCTGCTCACCGCGTTCGTGCTCGGGTCGATCTTCCCGTTCTACTGGTCGTTTCTGGTGGCCAGTCGGGACAACTCGGTGCTCACCGAGCAGGTCCCACCGCTGACTCCGGGCGGCAACTTCTTCGCCAACGCGGCGCGGGTCTTCGACACCGTGCCGTTCTGGAAGGCGCTGGCCAACAGCTTCATCGTGGCGGGTTCCGTGACGATCTCCACGGTGCTGTTCTCCAGTCTCGCGGGCTTCGCCTTCGCCAAGCTCCGGTTCAGGGGACGCAACGCGCTCTTCCTCTTCGTCGTGGCGACGCTGGCCGTTCCGACCCAGCTCGGCATCATCCCGCTGTACATGGCGATGGCCGAACTGGGCTGGGCGAACGAACTGCAGGCCGTGATCGTGCCGAACCTGGTCACCGCGATCGGCGTGTTCTGGATGCGCCAGTACACCGTCAGCGCGGTGCCGTACGAGTTGATCGAGGCCGCGCGGATGGACGGCTGCTCGATGATCCGGGTGTTCTGGCACGTGTGTCTGCCCGCCGTGCGGCCCGCGGCGGCGTTCCTCGCGATGTTCACGTTCATGACGTCGTGGAACGACTTCCTGTGGCCGTTGGTGGCGCTGGGGCCGGACAACCCAACCGTCCAGGTGGCACTGGAGAAGCTGCAGAGCGGGTACTACGTGGACTATTCGCTGGTTCTCGCGGGTACCACGCTGGCCACCGTTCCGATTCTTGTCGTGTTCCTCCTGCTGGGCCGCCAGATCGTGGCCGGGATCATGCAGGGCGCTGTGAAGGGATAG
- a CDS encoding carbohydrate ABC transporter permease, with protein MAHEPTKPATPRSRPSWRDRLSRWDVRYSPYLYVAPFFIIFGIVGLFPLLYTGYVSFFDWELIDDDPLFLGLDNYVQLVGDAQFWKTLTNTVSIFLLSSVPQIIIAVLLAALLNTRVRFATGWRVGVLMPYVASLVALGIIFANLFGPQYGLVNGVLELLGLDRVDWQANRFASHVAIAIMVNWRWTGYNALIVLAAMQAIPREVHEAAVVDGAGAVRRFFSVTLPMLRPTLIFVVITSTIGGLQIFTEPKLFDAMPGSNNGGSTHQFQTVTLYMYQVAFEREDLGYASAIAWVLFVIIICIALINFFLTRRIASTGEDR; from the coding sequence GTGGCGCACGAACCCACGAAACCGGCGACGCCTCGGTCGCGCCCGAGCTGGCGCGACCGGCTGAGCCGGTGGGACGTGCGCTACTCGCCGTACCTCTACGTGGCGCCCTTCTTCATCATCTTCGGCATCGTCGGTCTGTTCCCCCTGCTCTACACGGGCTACGTGTCGTTCTTCGACTGGGAGCTGATCGACGACGACCCGCTGTTCCTGGGGCTGGACAACTACGTCCAGCTCGTCGGTGACGCGCAGTTCTGGAAGACGTTGACCAACACGGTGAGCATCTTCCTGCTCTCCAGCGTCCCGCAGATCATCATCGCGGTGCTGCTCGCCGCGCTGCTCAACACGCGGGTGCGGTTCGCCACCGGCTGGCGGGTCGGTGTGCTGATGCCGTACGTCGCGAGCCTGGTGGCTCTGGGGATCATCTTCGCCAACTTGTTCGGCCCGCAGTACGGACTCGTCAACGGAGTCCTGGAACTGCTGGGACTCGACCGGGTGGACTGGCAGGCCAATCGCTTCGCCAGTCACGTCGCGATCGCCATCATGGTGAACTGGCGCTGGACGGGCTACAACGCGCTCATCGTGCTGGCCGCGATGCAGGCCATTCCACGGGAGGTCCACGAGGCCGCCGTGGTGGACGGAGCCGGAGCGGTGCGCCGGTTCTTCAGCGTCACCCTGCCGATGCTGCGTCCCACGCTGATTTTCGTGGTGATCACGTCGACGATCGGTGGTCTCCAGATCTTCACCGAACCCAAGTTGTTCGACGCCATGCCCGGTTCGAACAACGGTGGCTCCACCCACCAGTTCCAGACGGTGACGCTGTACATGTACCAGGTCGCGTTCGAGCGCGAGGACCTCGGCTACGCGTCGGCCATCGCGTGGGTCCTGTTCGTGATCATCATCTGCATCGCGCTGATCAACTTCTTCCTGACCCGACGTATCGCCTCCACCGGGGAGGACCGATGA
- a CDS encoding ABC transporter substrate-binding protein — translation MRHHIRGAGRAIAAASAVAMVGLATVACGGDSADSDGKIQLTISTFSEFGYEELYAEYERLHPEIDIVPHKTGQGGPYHQALFTKLGAGSGLDDVVAIEEGHLPEILDKSSRFHDLREIGPADVSPERWLDWKYEMALDADGRLIGYGTDMGPLAMCYRKDLFEQAGLPSEPDEVGEIFASWDSYFEAGDEFISKVDGVAWFDSAAQIFNAMQNQLDVGYFDRQNRLTVESNPKVKENWDKVTAAVQRGQSAGLVAYSNEWNSGFRQSAFATKTCPSWMLGIIEEQAGEENAGKWAVTDAFPGGPRNWGGSFLAVPKQSEHPEEAAALAAWLTAPEQQIRAFQAAGTFPSQVEALEAPELLSITSDYFGGAKIGELFAEQAKKIEKAQYKGPGDGKIQENALAPALQSVEQGASPDEGWRQFVTSAKQIAS, via the coding sequence GTGCGACACCACATCAGAGGAGCCGGACGCGCCATCGCCGCGGCATCCGCCGTGGCCATGGTCGGTCTGGCGACCGTGGCCTGTGGCGGCGACTCCGCCGACTCCGACGGCAAGATCCAACTCACCATCTCGACGTTCAGCGAGTTCGGGTACGAGGAGCTGTACGCCGAGTACGAACGTCTGCACCCGGAGATCGACATCGTGCCCCACAAAACGGGACAGGGGGGTCCGTACCACCAGGCCCTGTTCACCAAGCTCGGCGCCGGGTCGGGACTCGACGACGTCGTGGCCATCGAGGAGGGGCATCTCCCCGAGATCCTCGACAAGTCCAGTCGCTTCCACGACCTGCGGGAGATCGGTCCCGCCGATGTGAGCCCCGAGCGCTGGCTCGACTGGAAGTACGAGATGGCCCTGGACGCCGACGGCAGGCTCATCGGGTACGGCACCGACATGGGCCCGCTGGCGATGTGTTACCGCAAGGACCTCTTCGAGCAGGCCGGTCTGCCGTCCGAGCCGGACGAGGTGGGCGAGATCTTCGCCAGCTGGGACAGCTACTTCGAAGCGGGCGACGAGTTCATCTCGAAGGTCGACGGCGTCGCGTGGTTCGACTCGGCGGCGCAGATCTTCAACGCCATGCAGAACCAGTTGGACGTGGGGTACTTCGACCGGCAGAACCGGCTGACGGTCGAGTCGAACCCCAAGGTCAAGGAGAACTGGGACAAGGTCACCGCGGCGGTGCAACGCGGTCAATCAGCCGGCCTGGTGGCGTACTCCAACGAATGGAACAGCGGCTTCCGGCAGTCGGCCTTCGCCACGAAGACGTGCCCGTCCTGGATGCTCGGCATCATCGAGGAACAGGCGGGTGAGGAGAACGCGGGCAAGTGGGCCGTCACCGACGCCTTCCCCGGCGGTCCGCGCAACTGGGGTGGCTCCTTCCTGGCGGTGCCGAAGCAGAGCGAGCACCCCGAGGAGGCCGCCGCGCTCGCGGCGTGGCTGACCGCGCCCGAGCAGCAGATCAGGGCGTTCCAGGCCGCGGGGACGTTCCCGAGCCAGGTCGAGGCGCTGGAGGCCCCGGAACTGCTGTCCATCACCAGCGACTACTTCGGTGGCGCGAAGATCGGCGAGCTGTTCGCCGAGCAGGCCAAGAAGATCGAGAAGGCCCAGTACAAGGGTCCGGGTGACGGCAAGATCCAGGAGAACGCGCTGGCCCCGGCACTGCAGTCGGTGGAGCAGGGAGCCTCGCCCGACGAAGGTTGGCGACAGTTCGTCACGTCCGCCAAACAAATCGCGTCCTGA
- a CDS encoding alpha/beta fold hydrolase, whose translation MAPAPGFDVVGEGEHTVIAVHGWFGSAGAWRPIVPHLDTTTFRYVFVNLRGYGDRRDETGEHTLDEAASDVLAVADTLSVDRFSLVGHSMGGTVIQRVLADAPDRVRALVGISPVPASGVPFDDESWALFSGAAADPEKRRAIIDLTTGNRLTGVWLDSMVRHSLENSDERAFADYLLAWAKTDFHTEIEGNPVPVKVIVGEHDPALGEATMRQTFTRWYPNCTVDVLTNCGHYAIDEAPVALATSVESFLRELP comes from the coding sequence GTGGCCCCTGCCCCTGGATTCGACGTCGTCGGCGAGGGAGAACACACGGTCATCGCCGTGCACGGCTGGTTCGGCTCGGCGGGCGCCTGGCGCCCCATCGTCCCGCACCTCGACACCACGACGTTCCGGTACGTCTTCGTGAACCTACGCGGCTACGGCGACCGCCGGGACGAGACGGGCGAGCACACGCTCGACGAGGCCGCGTCCGACGTGCTCGCGGTGGCCGACACGCTGTCGGTCGACCGGTTCTCGCTCGTCGGCCACTCGATGGGCGGCACCGTGATACAGCGGGTGCTGGCCGACGCACCCGACCGCGTGCGCGCGCTGGTCGGCATCTCGCCCGTCCCCGCTTCCGGTGTGCCGTTCGACGACGAGAGCTGGGCGCTGTTCTCCGGCGCCGCCGCCGATCCGGAGAAACGACGCGCGATCATCGACCTCACCACCGGCAACCGGCTCACCGGGGTCTGGCTCGACTCGATGGTGCGGCACTCCCTGGAGAACTCCGACGAACGCGCCTTCGCCGACTACTTGCTCGCGTGGGCGAAGACGGACTTCCACACCGAGATCGAGGGAAATCCGGTGCCGGTGAAGGTGATCGTCGGGGAGCACGACCCCGCGCTCGGCGAGGCCACCATGCGGCAGACCTTCACACGGTGGTATCCGAATTGCACCGTGGACGTCCTCACCAACTGCGGCCACTACGCCATCGACGAGGCCCCCGTCGCGCTCGCGACGAGCGTGGAGTCGTTCCTGCGCGAGCTCCCGTGA
- a CDS encoding aldose 1-epimerase family protein, which produces MTEERSRMGPSGEQFELRAGDYAATVTEVGAALRTLTHRGGPLVRSFAEDEIMPCYSGAVLAPWPNRVTDGRYRHERSIRQLPITEPERGTALHGLVVWVPWRPVSHTASRLELEYPLWPTPGYPFRLDLRVSYELTETGLTVRLSARNLGDDPAPYGCSIHPYLVAGEGRVDDWSLRLPARRVLEPDPERLLPTGQEREVAGSALDFREGTTIGDVEIDHAYGDVEFDDTGHAEALLLAGDGHGVRMRWDRACPWVQVHTADRPEPHLHRTGLALEPMTCPPDAFNSGRDLVWLDPGATHDVAWRISAV; this is translated from the coding sequence GTGACCGAGGAAAGGAGCCGGATGGGACCGTCGGGTGAGCAGTTCGAGCTTCGGGCGGGCGACTACGCGGCCACGGTGACGGAGGTGGGCGCGGCGCTGCGCACGCTCACACACCGGGGCGGACCGCTGGTGCGGAGTTTCGCCGAGGATGAGATCATGCCCTGCTACTCCGGCGCGGTACTGGCACCGTGGCCCAACCGGGTCACCGATGGCCGGTATCGTCACGAAAGAAGCATCAGGCAGTTGCCGATCACCGAGCCGGAACGGGGCACGGCCCTCCACGGCCTCGTCGTCTGGGTGCCGTGGCGACCGGTGAGCCACACCGCCTCCCGGCTGGAGCTGGAGTACCCCTTGTGGCCGACGCCAGGGTATCCGTTCCGGCTGGACCTACGGGTGAGCTACGAACTCACCGAGACCGGACTGACGGTGCGACTGTCGGCCCGCAACCTCGGCGACGACCCGGCGCCCTACGGGTGCTCGATCCATCCCTACCTCGTGGCGGGCGAGGGCCGGGTGGACGACTGGAGCCTGCGGCTGCCCGCGCGGCGAGTGCTGGAGCCGGACCCCGAACGGTTGCTGCCCACGGGGCAGGAACGCGAGGTCGCCGGCTCGGCCCTCGACTTCCGTGAGGGAACGACGATCGGCGACGTGGAGATCGACCACGCCTACGGGGACGTGGAGTTCGACGACACCGGTCACGCCGAGGCCCTCCTGCTGGCGGGCGACGGGCACGGCGTCCGAATGCGGTGGGACCGCGCCTGCCCGTGGGTGCAGGTGCACACCGCCGACCGGCCGGAACCACACCTGCACCGCACGGGCCTGGCGTTGGAGCCGATGACGTGCCCGCCCGACGCGTTCAACAGCGGTCGTGACCTCGTGTGGCTCGATCCCGGTGCGACTCACGACGTCGCGTGGCGGATCTCCGCCGTGTGA